Proteins found in one Streptococcus anginosus subsp. whileyi MAS624 genomic segment:
- a CDS encoding SEC10/PgrA surface exclusion domain-containing protein, whose amino-acid sequence MSNSKTHGHGTIKKLRTGAVVSVLALSSVYGVSTTVSADEVGTGAKESIVKTVENPDAKNDAPVAKVTEQQVTEAKSQADTANKAVEAQQGVVTQADTAVKGADQVVTNTANQIKEVETVTPAKVDEAKQAAQTKSDELAKAEDSVKSAEQSQADTAKKVADQTTVVNQAEANANKTASAVADAQKKVADLSKSTTDTTKLQKDVDDLTKKVADDQKALETAKQSLDTAKSDEANKAKAIEDANKAVNDATKTEASAKQTLDTAKSAEADSTKKVEDAKKALDVAKAGTTQKVQTGTKTVTTGGKATLKDGVAKSELFESNGVVTSDAYLKAIKALAEGRGSYADVRKAIADGVENVPGSSLADIAAPNRLVFKSWKSNYNPQFSNTDSTTKVSVHDLTDEQLTDLALFYTAVVNDLRSKVGTEPLKVTKESVAATKQALKNLFNKTFPAYNNMSEAELKANGFWGPESIKKVTESNQTQEHLDAVQGSGKLLNGVVANQVQYQGHNGAYQTMADLKANLLAFVGNMLYGSTGTGSNVSTAGTSRDNFSDALALLGLSGNYNSAGVGVDFYTTFNGLGYSAPATYALMLNTNGEAIDNPYQTLTGGKTEVVPVYETKTIVDEKAVAKAQLAYDTAVKADQDAKARLAEAQTKYDTAMKALADAQKQLSDLQSGTVDIPALEKAVVDAQAQLDADKASLQSAKETLAVAKASAIDKANALSKAQAELVKAKAENTKAQQALTQAKEELEVLTKANGVAKQAVESATANRDKVKVLADEANKKAKDLETALTNKPAVLKELNSKLAEAQTKAAAARAELETAKEALSKLQATAKEKVAKYNELAKLKAEQDKAEADAKRLQDLKNKANEIRKNGGQPKEVLDAKGNVVDVVDAAVKEVPTNSKVVPTNSKVVPVTYSRVERSKQLPNTGSKRSILGLLGLSLLVGLGLGYKGKHRRG is encoded by the coding sequence ATGTCAAATTCTAAAACTCATGGTCATGGTACTATTAAGAAGCTCCGTACTGGTGCTGTGGTATCTGTATTGGCTTTGTCGTCTGTATATGGGGTATCTACAACGGTAAGTGCGGATGAGGTAGGTACAGGTGCTAAGGAGAGTATTGTTAAAACTGTAGAGAATCCTGATGCTAAGAATGATGCCCCTGTTGCTAAAGTAACAGAACAGCAAGTAACAGAAGCTAAGTCTCAAGCGGATACTGCAAATAAGGCTGTGGAAGCTCAACAAGGGGTAGTTACTCAGGCTGATACGGCTGTTAAGGGTGCTGACCAAGTTGTTACGAATACAGCAAATCAGATTAAAGAAGTAGAAACAGTTACACCTGCTAAGGTTGATGAAGCTAAACAGGCAGCTCAAACTAAATCAGATGAGCTTGCTAAGGCTGAGGACTCCGTTAAGTCTGCTGAACAGAGTCAAGCTGATACTGCTAAAAAGGTAGCAGACCAAACAACAGTAGTTAATCAGGCTGAGGCTAATGCTAATAAAACTGCAAGTGCTGTGGCTGATGCTCAGAAGAAGGTAGCTGACCTTTCTAAATCAACAACTGATACTACTAAGTTGCAAAAAGATGTTGATGACCTTACTAAGAAGGTAGCTGACGACCAAAAAGCCCTAGAAACAGCTAAGCAGTCTTTGGATACTGCTAAGTCTGATGAAGCTAATAAAGCTAAAGCTATTGAAGATGCTAATAAAGCAGTTAATGATGCAACTAAAACTGAAGCTTCTGCTAAGCAAACTTTAGATACTGCTAAATCCGCTGAAGCTGATTCTACTAAGAAAGTAGAAGACGCTAAAAAAGCTCTTGATGTAGCTAAAGCAGGTACTACACAAAAAGTACAAACAGGAACTAAAACTGTAACAACTGGTGGTAAGGCAACCCTTAAGGACGGAGTAGCTAAATCTGAATTGTTTGAATCAAATGGGGTAGTAACTTCTGATGCTTACTTAAAAGCTATTAAGGCTTTGGCAGAGGGTAGAGGCTCTTATGCTGATGTTCGTAAAGCTATTGCTGATGGTGTAGAGAATGTTCCAGGAAGTTCTTTAGCTGATATTGCAGCACCTAATCGTTTAGTATTTAAAAGTTGGAAAAGTAACTACAATCCGCAATTCTCTAATACAGATTCCACGACTAAGGTATCAGTTCATGATTTGACAGATGAGCAGTTAACTGATTTAGCTCTGTTCTATACTGCTGTGGTTAATGACTTGCGTTCTAAGGTTGGTACAGAACCACTTAAAGTAACTAAAGAGAGTGTAGCAGCTACTAAACAAGCACTAAAAAATTTGTTTAATAAAACATTCCCTGCATATAACAATATGTCTGAAGCAGAACTCAAGGCTAATGGTTTCTGGGGACCAGAGTCTATTAAAAAAGTAACAGAATCAAATCAAACTCAAGAACACTTAGATGCTGTTCAAGGTTCAGGAAAACTTTTAAATGGTGTAGTAGCTAATCAAGTACAGTACCAAGGGCATAATGGTGCTTATCAGACTATGGCTGATTTAAAGGCTAATTTGCTTGCTTTTGTAGGAAACATGCTCTACGGTTCCACTGGCACAGGTTCTAATGTATCAACAGCAGGTACTTCACGTGATAATTTTTCAGATGCTCTTGCTTTGCTTGGTCTTAGTGGTAACTACAACTCAGCTGGGGTAGGTGTAGACTTCTATACAACATTTAATGGTCTGGGGTACTCTGCACCAGCAACTTATGCTTTGATGCTAAACACTAATGGAGAGGCTATCGACAATCCTTATCAGACTTTAACAGGTGGAAAAACAGAGGTTGTTCCTGTTTATGAAACAAAAACCATTGTAGATGAAAAAGCAGTAGCTAAAGCTCAATTAGCTTACGACACAGCAGTAAAAGCAGACCAAGATGCTAAAGCTAGGTTGGCTGAGGCTCAAACTAAGTACGATACTGCTATGAAGGCTTTGGCAGATGCTCAAAAACAACTCTCTGACTTGCAATCGGGTACAGTAGATATTCCTGCTCTTGAAAAAGCGGTAGTAGATGCACAAGCACAGTTAGATGCGGATAAGGCATCATTGCAATCTGCTAAGGAAACACTTGCAGTAGCTAAGGCTAGTGCGATTGATAAAGCCAATGCTCTTTCTAAGGCTCAGGCTGAACTTGTAAAAGCTAAAGCAGAAAATACTAAAGCTCAACAAGCTCTTACACAAGCTAAGGAAGAACTAGAAGTACTTACCAAAGCTAATGGGGTAGCTAAACAGGCTGTTGAGTCTGCGACAGCTAATCGTGACAAAGTAAAAGTTCTTGCTGATGAAGCTAATAAAAAGGCTAAAGACCTTGAAACAGCTTTAACTAACAAACCAGCTGTACTTAAAGAACTCAATTCTAAACTTGCAGAAGCTCAAACTAAGGCAGCAGCAGCTCGTGCAGAGCTTGAAACTGCTAAAGAAGCACTTTCTAAGTTGCAGGCAACAGCTAAAGAAAAGGTTGCTAAGTACAATGAATTAGCTAAACTTAAAGCTGAACAAGATAAGGCTGAAGCTGATGCTAAGCGTTTGCAAGATTTGAAAAATAAGGCTAATGAAATCCGTAAAAACGGCGGTCAACCTAAAGAAGTTCTTGATGCTAAAGGTAATGTTGTAGATGTTGTTGATGCAGCGGTTAAAGAAGTGCCTACTAACTCTAAGGTAGTTCCTACTAATTCTAAGGTAGTTCCTGTAACTTATTCAAGGGTTGAAAGAAGCAAGCAACTACCAAACACAGGCTCAAAAAGATCTATACTTGGTTTACTAGGACTTAGCCTGCTAGTAGGTCTAGGATTGGGATATAAAGGAAAACATAGAAGAGGATAG
- the rpmF gene encoding 50S ribosomal protein L32 yields the protein MAVPARRTSKAKKNKRRTHYKITAPSVHFDETTGDYSRSHRVSLKGYYKGRKIAKAAAAE from the coding sequence ATGGCAGTACCTGCACGTCGCACTTCAAAAGCGAAGAAAAACAAACGCCGCACTCACTACAAAATTACAGCTCCATCTGTACATTTTGACGAAACTACTGGAGATTACTCACGTTCTCACCGTGTATCCCTCAAAGGATACTACAAAGGACGTAAAATCGCCAAAGCTGCAGCAGCAGAATAA
- the aspS gene encoding aspartate--tRNA ligase: MKRSMYAGRVRSEHVGQKITLKGWVSRRRDLGGLIFIDLRDREGIMQLVINPENVDKEVMKIAESLRSEYVIEVTGKVEARTQANDKLATGAVELHVEHLTVLNTAQTTPFEIKDGIEANDDTRLRYRYLDLRRPEMLANLKLRAKVTHSIRNYLDELEFIDVETPFLTKSTPEGARDYLVPSRVNQGYFYALPQSPQITKQLLMNAGFDRYYQIVKCFRDEDLRGDRQPEFTQVDLETSFLSDQEIQDITEGLIARVMKETKGIEVTLPFPRMKYDDAMALYGSDKPDTRFEMLLQDLTELVKGIDFKVFSEAPAVKAIVVKNAADSYSRKDIDKLTEQAKQYGAKGLAWVKVASGELNGPVAKFLKDLTSDLTDALQLEDNDLVLFVADTLEVANASLGTLRVRLAKDLDLIDESKFNYLWVVDWPMFEWSEEEGRYMSAHHPFTLPQADTAHELEGDLSKVRAIAYDIVLNGYELGGGSLRINHKDLQERMFKALGFSEEEATDQFGFLLEAMDYGFPPHGGLAIGLDRFVMLLAGEENIREVIAFPKNNKASDPMTQAPSIVDAKQLEELSLQVETHEEK; this comes from the coding sequence ATGAAACGTTCAATGTATGCCGGGCGTGTTCGTAGTGAACATGTTGGTCAAAAAATCACTTTGAAAGGTTGGGTGTCCCGTCGTCGTGACTTGGGAGGACTGATTTTCATTGATTTGCGTGACCGTGAAGGCATAATGCAGCTAGTTATCAATCCTGAAAATGTGGATAAAGAAGTCATGAAAATCGCTGAAAGTTTGCGAAGCGAATATGTGATCGAAGTGACTGGAAAAGTAGAAGCCCGTACGCAGGCGAATGATAAATTGGCAACGGGAGCTGTTGAATTACACGTGGAGCATTTGACAGTTCTCAATACGGCTCAAACGACTCCATTTGAAATCAAAGACGGTATTGAAGCAAATGATGATACCCGTCTCCGTTACCGTTATTTAGACCTTCGTCGTCCTGAAATGTTGGCAAATTTGAAATTGCGGGCTAAGGTAACACATTCTATCCGCAATTACTTGGATGAGCTTGAATTTATTGATGTGGAAACGCCGTTTCTTACTAAGTCAACTCCAGAAGGGGCGCGTGATTATTTGGTACCAAGTCGAGTGAACCAAGGTTATTTCTATGCTCTGCCACAAAGCCCTCAAATTACCAAGCAACTGTTGATGAATGCTGGATTTGATCGGTATTATCAAATTGTAAAATGCTTTCGTGATGAGGATTTACGTGGAGACCGTCAACCAGAGTTTACACAGGTTGACTTAGAAACTTCTTTCCTATCTGATCAAGAAATCCAAGATATTACAGAAGGCTTGATTGCTCGAGTGATGAAAGAAACGAAGGGGATTGAGGTTACACTGCCATTCCCACGAATGAAATATGATGATGCAATGGCTCTGTATGGAAGTGATAAGCCAGATACACGTTTTGAGATGCTATTGCAAGACTTGACAGAACTTGTCAAGGGAATTGACTTTAAAGTTTTCTCAGAAGCACCAGCCGTTAAAGCTATTGTTGTGAAAAATGCAGCTGACAGCTATTCGCGAAAAGATATAGATAAGTTGACAGAGCAAGCAAAACAGTATGGAGCAAAAGGACTTGCTTGGGTGAAAGTGGCATCAGGTGAATTAAATGGCCCAGTTGCTAAGTTTCTGAAAGACTTGACAAGTGACTTGACAGATGCTTTGCAGCTTGAAGACAATGATTTGGTTCTTTTTGTAGCGGATACACTGGAAGTTGCCAATGCATCCTTGGGAACTCTTCGTGTTCGTCTTGCAAAAGATCTAGACTTGATTGATGAATCGAAATTTAATTACCTTTGGGTTGTGGATTGGCCAATGTTTGAATGGTCGGAAGAAGAAGGTCGCTATATGAGTGCGCACCATCCATTCACTCTTCCACAAGCAGACACAGCTCATGAATTAGAAGGTGATTTGAGCAAGGTTCGTGCTATTGCTTATGATATTGTCTTGAATGGTTATGAATTGGGTGGTGGAAGTCTTCGTATTAACCACAAAGATTTGCAAGAACGAATGTTTAAAGCCCTTGGTTTTTCTGAAGAAGAAGCTACTGATCAATTCGGTTTCTTGCTAGAAGCAATGGATTATGGTTTTCCACCGCATGGTGGACTGGCAATTGGGCTAGATCGTTTTGTCATGTTGCTGGCTGGTGAGGAAAATATCCGCGAAGTGATTGCTTTCCCTAAAAACAACAAAGCAAGTGATCCAATGACTCAGGCACCAAGCATAGTTGACGCCAAACAACTTGAAGAATTAAGTTTACAAGTAGAAACTCATGAAGAAAAGTAA
- the pulA gene encoding type I pullulanase, which yields MAFRTFQAYLDDQSLITIELEKQFYTEQLQFTIETVDSTQTLQIRTLEEQDDFVQYSLAPLKPLDVTEHYWIYDQDRNKTFLQFRHIVRKPIFDQTFAYDGDDLGAHYTPKVTTFKLWAPISEQVLLHLQNQVYPMTLGEKGVWQIEVSGNFDRAAYYYLHKVNGHWVEVHDPYALSSESNSGVSYVVNPEKITRPIHRAATQIPITKAVIYEMSVRDFSMQKEAEFSYPGKFKSLTESPDLQEHTLGMDYVKQLGITHIQLMPVYDFGSVDENHPELVYNWGYDPMQYNLPDGSFATNPHDPYTRIVELQEAIAAYHQADISVIMDVVYNHVYDPQTYAFEKIVPGYFFRYDHNANLTNGTFCGNDVASERAMVRSYIKHSLKQWLTLYGMDGFRFDLMGILDMETMKQIAEELKFLYPNVYLYGEGWRMNTGLDSNRLAHQFNAAQLPSYGFFSDHFRNTIKETILEGSQIQDSKPIDTIENVLTANVGLTETAHFIAPQQAINYVECHDDATAFDYFAIKKPDISLNERLADARLALHITLLAQGVPFLHSGQEFFRSKNLMDNTYNAQDAINRLDWLHSIEYEKDVDFVRQLIQFRKANLLLSLETRTEIKDYCSVEWLSDSVVEYKIKEKEDQITILINFGNEAFSYPNQDKQAIFINYPEISLDVPLNTNKDSYTVPAKQVLVLK from the coding sequence ATGGCTTTCCGAACATTCCAAGCCTACTTAGATGACCAAAGTCTCATCACGATCGAGTTAGAAAAACAATTTTATACTGAACAATTACAATTTACAATCGAAACGGTTGATAGCACACAAACCTTACAGATAAGAACTCTGGAAGAACAAGATGACTTCGTGCAATACAGTCTTGCTCCTCTAAAACCGCTAGATGTAACTGAACATTATTGGATTTACGACCAAGATCGTAATAAAACCTTTTTGCAATTTCGCCATATTGTGAGAAAACCGATTTTTGACCAGACCTTTGCTTATGATGGCGATGACTTAGGAGCTCATTACACTCCTAAAGTAACGACTTTTAAACTCTGGGCTCCTATTTCCGAGCAAGTTTTGCTCCATTTACAAAATCAAGTTTATCCGATGACACTTGGTGAAAAGGGCGTTTGGCAAATAGAAGTCTCTGGAAATTTTGATAGAGCTGCTTATTACTATCTACACAAAGTGAATGGTCACTGGGTGGAAGTCCATGATCCTTATGCCTTATCTTCAGAAAGCAATTCTGGTGTTAGTTATGTTGTCAATCCAGAGAAAATTACTCGCCCAATTCACCGAGCAGCAACACAAATTCCAATAACAAAAGCTGTTATCTACGAGATGAGTGTGAGAGATTTTTCCATGCAAAAAGAAGCTGAGTTTTCTTACCCTGGGAAATTCAAGTCCCTAACAGAGTCTCCTGATTTGCAAGAACACACTTTGGGAATGGATTATGTCAAACAACTGGGCATTACTCATATCCAACTCATGCCAGTGTATGATTTTGGCAGTGTTGATGAAAACCATCCAGAACTCGTGTATAACTGGGGCTACGACCCTATGCAATACAATCTTCCTGACGGTAGTTTTGCAACGAATCCACATGATCCTTATACAAGAATCGTTGAATTGCAAGAAGCAATCGCTGCTTATCATCAAGCCGACATCAGTGTTATCATGGACGTCGTTTACAATCATGTCTACGATCCCCAAACCTATGCTTTTGAAAAAATCGTCCCAGGCTATTTCTTCCGCTATGATCACAATGCCAATTTAACAAATGGGACTTTCTGTGGGAACGACGTAGCAAGTGAACGAGCAATGGTTCGTAGCTATATTAAGCATTCCCTCAAACAATGGCTAACTCTTTATGGAATGGACGGCTTCCGCTTTGACCTCATGGGCATTCTAGATATGGAAACCATGAAACAAATCGCAGAGGAATTGAAGTTTCTTTATCCAAATGTCTACCTTTATGGAGAAGGCTGGCGTATGAATACGGGACTCGATAGCAATCGGCTTGCACATCAATTCAACGCCGCTCAGTTACCAAGCTATGGTTTTTTCAGCGACCACTTCCGCAATACAATCAAAGAAACGATTTTAGAAGGCAGTCAAATCCAAGATTCCAAACCAATAGATACGATAGAAAATGTATTGACAGCTAATGTTGGATTAACGGAAACAGCACATTTTATCGCACCCCAGCAAGCTATCAACTACGTGGAATGCCATGACGATGCAACGGCTTTTGATTATTTTGCAATTAAAAAGCCAGATATCTCTCTAAATGAGCGGTTAGCAGATGCACGACTCGCTTTGCATATTACTTTGTTAGCTCAAGGAGTACCATTCCTCCATAGCGGGCAAGAGTTTTTCCGTAGTAAAAACCTCATGGATAATACTTATAATGCTCAAGACGCCATCAACCGTCTTGATTGGCTACACTCAATTGAATATGAGAAAGACGTAGATTTTGTTCGCCAGTTGATCCAATTCAGAAAAGCAAATCTGCTCCTCAGTTTGGAAACAAGAACAGAAATTAAAGATTACTGTTCTGTCGAATGGCTAAGTGATTCTGTGGTCGAATATAAAATTAAAGAAAAAGAAGATCAAATCACAATCCTCATTAACTTTGGAAACGAAGCATTTAGCTATCCAAATCAGGATAAACAAGCTATTTTTATCAACTACCCAGAGATCAGCCTTGACGTTCCTCTCAATACTAACAAAGATTCCTATACTGTCCCTGCAAAACAAGTTCTCGTACTTAAATAA
- the hisS gene encoding histidine--tRNA ligase, with amino-acid sequence MKLQKPKGTQDILPQESFKWQYVEEFARKTFKKYHYAEIRTPLFEHYEVISRSVGDTTDIVTKEMYDFYDKGDRHITLRPEGTAPVVRSYVENKLFAPEVQKPVKLYYMGSMFRYERPQAGRLREFHQIGVECFGSNNPATDVETIAMAAQFFNEIGIQGVTLQLNSLGNAESRAAYRQALIDYLTPLKDSLSKDSQRRLEENPLRVLDSKEKEDKLAVENAPSILDYLDEESQTHFQAVRSMLESLGIPYVINTNMVRGLDYYNHTIFEFTADVAGNELTICAGGRYDSLVAYFGGPETAGFGFGMGVERLLLVLEKQGVALPLEDSLDVYVAVLGDGANNKALEIVQALRKQGFTAERDYLNRKLKAQFKSADTFSAKTLITLGESEIESNQVTIKNNQTREELTVSLNQIQKDFQTIFEQLGF; translated from the coding sequence ATGAAATTACAAAAACCGAAAGGGACTCAGGATATTCTCCCTCAAGAGTCTTTCAAATGGCAATATGTAGAAGAATTTGCTCGCAAAACATTTAAAAAATATCATTACGCAGAAATTCGCACCCCACTATTTGAGCATTATGAAGTGATTAGTCGTTCTGTTGGAGATACGACTGACATTGTAACCAAAGAAATGTATGATTTTTATGACAAAGGCGACCGTCATATCACATTACGCCCAGAAGGAACAGCACCAGTTGTGCGTTCTTATGTGGAAAATAAACTCTTTGCCCCAGAAGTCCAAAAGCCGGTGAAACTTTATTATATGGGTTCTATGTTTCGTTATGAGCGTCCACAGGCAGGGCGTCTGCGTGAGTTTCATCAGATTGGTGTAGAGTGTTTTGGATCCAACAATCCTGCGACTGATGTGGAGACAATCGCCATGGCAGCTCAATTTTTCAATGAAATTGGTATTCAAGGTGTAACGTTGCAGTTGAATAGTTTGGGGAATGCGGAGAGTCGCGCCGCTTATCGTCAAGCATTGATTGATTATTTGACGCCGTTGAAAGACAGTCTTTCTAAAGATAGTCAGCGTCGTCTGGAAGAAAATCCTCTCCGTGTGCTAGACAGTAAGGAAAAAGAAGATAAACTCGCTGTTGAAAATGCACCCTCTATCCTGGATTATCTAGATGAAGAAAGCCAAACTCATTTTCAAGCTGTGCGTTCGATGTTGGAATCACTGGGAATTCCTTATGTTATCAATACCAATATGGTCCGCGGATTGGATTATTACAATCACACGATTTTTGAATTTACTGCAGATGTAGCCGGTAATGAACTGACTATTTGTGCAGGCGGTCGTTATGATAGCCTTGTTGCTTATTTTGGTGGACCAGAGACGGCTGGATTTGGCTTTGGGATGGGCGTAGAACGTCTGCTCCTCGTTCTTGAAAAGCAGGGTGTAGCCTTGCCGCTGGAGGATAGCTTAGACGTTTATGTTGCAGTTTTGGGAGACGGTGCTAATAATAAAGCTTTGGAAATTGTACAAGCACTTCGTAAGCAGGGATTTACAGCTGAACGTGATTATTTAAATCGTAAGTTAAAAGCGCAATTCAAGTCAGCAGATACTTTCTCTGCTAAGACTTTGATAACTCTTGGTGAAAGTGAGATTGAAAGCAATCAAGTTACCATCAAAAACAATCAAACTCGTGAAGAATTGACAGTCAGTTTAAATCAGATTCAAAAAGATTTTCAAACAATTTTTGAACAACTGGGGTTTTAA
- a CDS encoding type IV secretory system conjugative DNA transfer family protein produces MKCFLDASLYDYGAPFFWDIPVERVPHALLVGSSGSGKTYATKIFLARFAHSYPKSPFLIADYKADSDFAFLNDCKTFKRFDSVSDILKIGLNILENRQKGIDKSREFVVICFDEFNAWQNSLDKKEREQAIKDYTRLIQLGRSFRIYVIISQQDAHKSSLGLSRDSIGTVIALGKLSKETVSMLFSDEKENIVRNNPRGVGYMKVDGQDSRHIIVPSYNMLPLENLIREAVNRSDRYFYSDETVAEG; encoded by the coding sequence ATGAAATGTTTTCTTGATGCAAGCCTATATGACTACGGGGCTCCATTCTTTTGGGATATACCCGTGGAGCGTGTGCCCCATGCTCTATTGGTAGGTTCCAGTGGTTCTGGAAAAACTTATGCGACAAAAATTTTCTTAGCTCGTTTTGCTCATAGTTACCCAAAATCCCCATTCCTTATTGCGGACTATAAGGCTGATTCTGACTTTGCCTTTTTAAATGACTGCAAAACTTTTAAGCGTTTTGATTCTGTATCAGACATATTAAAAATTGGCTTGAACATTTTAGAAAATCGTCAAAAAGGAATTGATAAATCACGAGAATTTGTTGTTATCTGTTTTGATGAGTTTAATGCGTGGCAAAATAGCCTTGACAAAAAGGAGCGTGAGCAGGCAATTAAAGACTATACTCGCTTAATTCAGCTAGGACGTTCCTTTAGAATCTATGTAATTATTTCGCAGCAAGATGCTCATAAAAGTTCACTTGGTCTATCAAGGGATTCGATAGGTACAGTGATTGCACTAGGCAAACTCTCGAAGGAAACTGTCTCAATGCTCTTCTCAGATGAAAAAGAAAATATTGTGAGAAACAACCCTCGAGGTGTAGGATACATGAAGGTAGATGGGCAAGATAGTCGTCACATCATTGTACCAAGTTATAACATGCTTCCTTTAGAAAACCTGATTCGA
- the rpmG gene encoding 50S ribosomal protein L33 translates to MRVNITLEHKASGERLYLTSKNKRNTPDRLQLKKYSPKLRKHVVFTEVK, encoded by the coding sequence ATGCGCGTAAATATCACACTTGAACACAAAGCATCTGGTGAACGCTTGTACCTTACTTCTAAAAACAAACGCAACACTCCAGACCGTCTTCAATTGAAAAAATACTCACCAAAATTACGTAAACATGTAGTGTTTACAGAAGTTAAATAA
- a CDS encoding YitT family protein, with protein sequence MKKSKIYKRLRYYLRRLAYDFKLIRVLKSISREKYDEKISASLIYGFLSAVAVNLFFQPGHVYSSGATGLAQILAALSTRFLGFTIPVSVTFYLINIPLMILAWYQIGHKFTVFTFITVSMSSLFIQFVPEVSLTNDPIINALFGGVIMGMGIGFALRSNISSGGTDIVSLTVRKKTGRNVGNISFMVNGMIMIIAGVTFGWKYALYSMITIFVSSRVTDAVFTKQKKMQAMIITSHPEEVVDKIHNKLHRGATMVNGAEGTYNHEKKTVLITVITRAEFNEFKHIMRKVDPHAFVSVADNVHILGRFVEE encoded by the coding sequence ATGAAGAAAAGTAAGATTTACAAACGATTGCGTTATTATTTGCGCCGTCTAGCCTATGATTTTAAGTTGATACGAGTACTTAAGAGTATTTCTCGTGAGAAGTACGATGAAAAGATTTCTGCTTCGCTCATTTATGGTTTTCTATCTGCGGTTGCAGTGAATCTTTTCTTTCAACCGGGACATGTTTATTCAAGTGGTGCGACTGGATTGGCACAGATTTTAGCTGCTTTAAGTACACGTTTTTTAGGATTTACTATTCCGGTTTCTGTGACTTTCTACCTCATCAATATCCCGCTGATGATTTTGGCTTGGTATCAAATTGGGCACAAGTTTACGGTATTTACTTTTATAACCGTTTCCATGAGCTCGCTGTTTATCCAGTTTGTTCCTGAAGTGAGTTTAACAAATGACCCGATTATCAATGCCTTGTTTGGTGGGGTCATCATGGGAATGGGAATCGGCTTTGCTTTGCGTTCCAATATTTCTAGTGGTGGGACGGATATTGTCAGCTTGACAGTTCGGAAGAAAACCGGCAGAAATGTGGGAAATATTTCCTTTATGGTCAATGGCATGATTATGATTATTGCCGGTGTGACTTTCGGCTGGAAATATGCACTATATTCGATGATTACGATTTTTGTGTCAAGCCGTGTGACAGATGCAGTCTTTACTAAGCAAAAGAAGATGCAGGCGATGATTATTACCAGTCATCCCGAAGAAGTTGTTGATAAAATTCATAACAAATTGCATCGTGGTGCAACCATGGTTAATGGTGCAGAAGGAACTTACAATCATGAAAAAAAGACTGTTTTGATTACAGTCATTACGCGTGCTGAATTTAATGAATTCAAGCATATCATGCGAAAAGTAGACCCGCATGCTTTTGTATCGGTAGCGGATAATGTTCACATTCTTGGACGTTTCGTAGAAGAATAA
- a CDS encoding helix-turn-helix domain-containing protein produces MTKNMNLREFVAKQIRHLRLKNGMTQEYLAEKADLGFNYIYRLENKQLNVKIETIEKIMQALEVDVNTFFNIENQNKGKEFVQLIEDIENLPKEKREPTIKALRILLKQIK; encoded by the coding sequence ATGACTAAAAATATGAATTTAAGAGAGTTTGTTGCTAAACAAATCAGACATTTAAGACTGAAGAATGGAATGACTCAAGAATATCTAGCAGAAAAAGCTGATTTAGGTTTCAATTACATTTACCGTTTAGAAAATAAACAGTTAAACGTTAAAATAGAAACCATTGAAAAAATCATGCAAGCACTTGAAGTTGACGTGAATACCTTTTTCAATATTGAAAATCAGAATAAAGGCAAGGAATTTGTGCAACTCATTGAAGATATTGAAAATCTCCCAAAAGAAAAAAGAGAGCCTACTATTAAAGCCCTCAGAATATTGTTGAAACAGATAAAATAA